The genomic window TTCGGCTCCCCACGAAGTAAAATTCGTTTTAATACCGTTTTGATCTCCATCAACCTGTTCAACTGTAATCCCGTCTTCAGTGTAAATTTGGTTTGATAATTCACCAAAATTTTCATTTGCAGGAAGACCTTCAAAACCATTGAAATTAGTGCGATCGCTGTTGTTGATAAAATCACTTTTATGAATGCTTATTGCCTGTGCTGGAGCCATAGCTGATAAATAAACAATTCCTATTCCTAAACTGCTTAAACAACTTAAAAAAATTGCTACTTTCACAATATTTATTCTCCTTTACATTCCAGTATTTATGCTGATAAATCTGACTGATATTGACCAGTAAATTTAACAATATAAATCAACCATACCCACATTCAAATCAATCAATATCTACCTGTCAAACTTACATGGCTTTTTTGTAATTGTTGGTGATATATGGCAGATTGTTTTGGGTATTTTATTGAAGCAATTTTACGTCTAACTTTCGCTCTCAAGAAAAGCGAAAAGACGTTCGACTGGAACGCCTTTTTTCCTAACCTCAAATCATCATCTTAAGATACTTTTTTGCGCTTCCGTTTCAGTAATGCACTACCACCTAAAACGCTAAATGCAAGTGTCCCTAACATAGTAGTAGGTTCGGGAACAGCTTGGGCTGTAAGCTGCCATTTATCTGGGTTGTAAGCTTCAAAAACTGCACCGTAGGCAGGACTACCGTTGTATACAGAAGAACCATTAATGGCACCAATACCATCAAACAGAAAGCCCTCTCCGTTAAAACAACCTGAACCTGAATTACTACAAGCTAGGAAATTCATATTCAAACCGCTAAAGCTCACAGTTGGACTTCCAGAAGGTCCACCTAAGAATTCCACTAGAGAGTAAACAAAGGGTAAGTCGGGACCAGCTACACCGTTAAAACTAGGGTTAGAAATAGATGAAACGAAGACTGTATCGCCGTCAGACTGAACATCTCCTTCTAAGATTCCACTGAGGATACTCCCACTCTGGAGAGTGTATGAGAAGTTAAAGCTAGCAGCTTGAGCAGGGTTAATACCCATCACTCCCAAACTGAGAGCAGCACCAGCAGTAGTTGCAACGGCAACTTTGGTGAGTAGAGTTTTCATAGTTTGATTTATTAGTTATCTAGGGGATGATGATGATTGAGACTTTCTAAAATGTTGAATTTACCAACTTTTATGAAATGTCAGGTACATATTTTCTATAACAATTTGATGAGTCTCAAATTTTGTTCTCTCTCAATTTTTAACTAAACTTAAGTTGAAAAGGAACCGTATGTTTACTGGTTTTTAAAATGGCTGGTTGATTAAACAGTTATGAATTAGTGAAAATTTAGCAAAATAATCCGTGAAAATACGTAAATCCGACTGGCTCAATCCTCTTATACCAATTCACCTTGAAGATACTACAAATCTTGGGTATGGGCGCACTGAGCGCAGCCGAAGTGCGCCCATACTTGAAAAAGAAGGGAATAAACCAAATCCAGCAACAGCAGCTAGTTAATCTTATCGAAGCCGTATTTGTCTTTAATGTAAGTATTGAAAAATTGACCAGCCGATGGAGCAGTTTTTAAGTCTTCATAAACCTTTTTATCTACATCGTGGTAGTGATAAGTATTGCCATCATCAAACTCTATTTGTAAGACTTTTTTACTGGCATCATAATCAAAGGATTTAATCGCAATACTAGTATGTTTGAGTAGAGGAAAAGCGATTGCATCTCGAATACTAGCAGCATCTGTGAGTAACATAACTAGGCGATCAATTCCAATCCCTAAACCACCTGTAGGAGGCATTCCGTACTCTAATGCGGTCAAAAAGTCTTCATCAACTGAATTAGCTTCCAAATCCCCTGCTGCTTTGCGGGCTGCTTGCAATTCTAGCCTTTCTCTTTGATCGATCGGATCGGTTAATTCTGAAAAGCTATTCGCTAGTTCTCTACCCATCACATACCATTCAAATCTTTCCACCAAACCAGCTTTT from Merismopedia glauca CCAP 1448/3 includes these protein-coding regions:
- a CDS encoding PEP-CTERM sorting domain-containing protein, with product MKTLLTKVAVATTAGAALSLGVMGINPAQAASFNFSYTLQSGSILSGILEGDVQSDGDTVFVSSISNPSFNGVAGPDLPFVYSLVEFLGGPSGSPTVSFSGLNMNFLACSNSGSGCFNGEGFLFDGIGAINGSSVYNGSPAYGAVFEAYNPDKWQLTAQAVPEPTTMLGTLAFSVLGGSALLKRKRKKVS